The following coding sequences lie in one Babylonia areolata isolate BAREFJ2019XMU chromosome 7, ASM4173473v1, whole genome shotgun sequence genomic window:
- the LOC143284313 gene encoding galactoside alpha-(1,2)-fucosyltransferase 1-like, producing MTGMGFHRVSRVLFLSLLALGLAAILVMLVPATYRLVPHDYVNTKRPLAAPPVVSDHLRTARPGQGALQTGVSHQHSNASSTPKQHGHVTGAPHVSATTPPPPTPSLPQAPGNASSAGRQQRPPPVPARFPAPNSSAPEVTVGLSGMLGNHMFQYASLLGIAHQNFRKPFCSTASTLHKFFKVTHVQDRRGKRNFEAVSEKDFASYDPAMERLPNTSVLLEQYLQSWKYFDAIRDTIKREFTFKQGLKDQAANLLAKFSSQIGRRVKVGVHVRRGDLLMSSSRAKGYHTAPLSYLLQAMDYMRHKHGDVIFIVVSDDLTWCRDNLKTEKDHVIADHAPGTVHLALLASCDHVIMTVGTYGWWGGYLSGGDVVYYWDPKVCLHHPPLPVEIKHPEDFFLPEWIPLPG from the coding sequence ATGACGGGGATGGGCTTTCACCGCGTGTCCCGCGTGCTCTTCCTGTCCCTGCTGGCCTTGGGGCTGGCCGCCATCTTGGTAATGCTCGTGCCAGCCACCTATCGATTGGTCCCCCACGACTATGTCAACACCAAGCGCCCCCTGGCGGCGCCTCCTGTTGTTTCGGACCATCTGAGGACGGCCCGGCCAGGGCAGGGTGCTCTGCAGACAGGCGTCTCTCATCAACACAGCaacgcctcctccacccccaaacaGCACGGCCACGTCACAGGAGCCCCACACGTCTCCgccaccactcctcctcctcctactccttctcttcctcaagCTCCAGGAAACGCTTCCTCCGCTGGACGGCAGCAGCGGCCCCCTCCTGTCCCGGCCCGCTTCCCGGCCCCCAACAGCTCAGCTCCTGAGGTGACGGTGGGTCTGTCCGGCATGTTGGGCAACCACATGTTCCAGTATGCCTCACTCCTGGGCATCGCACACCAGAACTTCAGAAAACCCTTCTGCTCGACCGCCTCCACCCTGCACAAGTTCTTCAAGGTAACCCACGTCCAGGACCGCCGGGGCAAAAGAAACTTCGAAGCCGTCAGCGAAAAGGACTTCGCCAGCTACGATCCCGCCATGGAACGTCTCCCCAACACCAGCGTGCTTCTCGAGCAGTATCTGCAGTCGTGGAAATATTTCGACGCCATTCGGGACACGATCAAACGCGAGTTCACCTTTAAACAGGGCCTGAAGGACCAGGCAGCGAACCTGCTGGCAAAGTTTTCGTCACAAATAGGTCGTAGAGTCAAAGTGGGCGTTCACGTCCGTAGAGGGGACCTGCTGATGTCTTCCAGCCGTGCCAAAGGGTACCACACGGCCCCTCTGTCTTACCTGCTCCAGGCCATGGACTACATGCGCCACAAACACGGTGACGTCATCTTCATCGTGGTCTCGGATGACCTCACCTGGTGCAGGGACAACCTGAAGACGGAGAAGGACCACGTGATAGCCGACCACGCGCCGGGGACGGTGCACCTGGCGCTGTTGGCCTCCTGCGATCACGTGATCATGACAGTGGGCACGTACGGATGGTGGGGAGGGTACCTGAGCGGGGGGGACGTGGTGTACTACTGGGACCCGAAGGTGTGTCTGCAtcatcctcccctccccgtcgAGATCAAGCACCCGGAAGATTTCTTCCTGCCCGAGTGGATACCCCTCCCTGGCTGA